GTAACTTTCTTGTAGTGATTATATTGCCGAAATATTATTGCTACAAAGATTTAGACAATTTATTTTTGACCTTTTATTTTGACAATAGTTAGATTCTCGCTTAGAAAAACCAGTGACAGAGCtttcacctctcaaagttaaagATCTACCAATGATGACGAACTGCGACCCTGAGGTTTTTTATAAGGTGATGACCAACATGGCAAATGAACCCATGGCTTCTTACGGACTAATTTTAAATACTTTTGAAGATCTTGAAGGACATGCACTTGCCACAATTCGCCAAGAATATTACCCCAATATTCCAATTTTCTCACTAGTCCATTTCACAAGTGTGGTCCTACAACCTGTTCTTCTTCAAGTAGTTTATTAGCACAAGACCAAAGTTGCATTTCATGGTTAGACACTCAAGCTCCAAAATCTGTTGCTTATGTTAGCTCAGGCCTCAGATGGACTGATTTTCAATACTTTTGAAGACCTTGAAGAAACTTCACTGGCCAAAATACGCCACGAGTATCTACCCAATACTCCAATTTTCCCAATAGGCCCATTTCACAAGTATTCCCCTTCCCCTTCTTCAAATAGCCTATTGTCACAAGACCAAAGTTGCATTTCATGGCTAAACACTCAAGCACCAAAGTCAGTTGTTTATGTGAGTTTTGGGACCGTTGCCAAAATGGAAGAAGCTCAATTTTTGGAGATAGCTTGGAGACTATGCAATAGCGACCAACCCTTCTTATGGGTGGTTCGACCTAATTTAGTCCATGGATCGAATTGGCTCGAACAATTACCTAGTGGGTTGGTTGAGCCTTTGAACGGGAGGGGACACATTGTGAAATGGGCGCCACAAAATGAAGTGTTGACCCATCCGGCAGTTGGAGCCTTTTAGACCCACAAGGTTGGAATTCTACATTCGAGAGTGTTTGTGAGGGGGTCCCCATGATTTGTACGCCAAGTTTCGCCAATCAAATGGTTCTTGCAAGATATGCGAGTGAAGTTTGGAAGGTCGGGTTGCAGATTGAAGATGGGATTGAGAGAGGTGTGATTGAAAAAACAATTAGGAAAGTAATGGTGGAGAAGGAAGGGGAAGAGATGAGAGACAGAGCCTTGAAGCTAATGGAGAAGGCAAATCTTTGCCTCAAGCAAGGTGGCTCCTCAAACCAATCTTTGGATGGGTTGGTTAAACATATTTAATCATTCAAACCATTTGGTGTTCTACAAGAATAACATATAAATAGTTCATCAAAACTGTTTTGTTCctgtttttttgtcaaacgatatattttgttagattaatcATTAACGGGATTTGAACCTACATCGTCATATAAGGGCTCAATACATTTCCACCATTATTGTTCTTTTATTttgacattttttattttattttttta
This region of Malus domestica chromosome 07, GDT2T_hap1 genomic DNA includes:
- the LOC103453283 gene encoding LOW QUALITY PROTEIN: UDP-glycosyltransferase 76B1-like (The sequence of the model RefSeq protein was modified relative to this genomic sequence to represent the inferred CDS: inserted 1 base in 1 codon; substituted 1 base at 1 genomic stop codon), whose protein sequence is MLAQASDGLIFNTFEDLEETSLAKIRHEYLPNTPIFPIGPFHKYSPSPSSNSLLSQDQSCISWLNTQAPKSVVYVSFGTVAKMEEAQFLEIAWRLCNSDQPFLWVVRPNLVHGSNWLEQLPSGLVEPLNGRGHIVKWAPQNEVLTHPAVGAFXTHXGWNSTFESVCEGVPMICTPSFANQMVLARYASEVWKVGLQIEDGIERGVIEKTIRKVMVEKEGEEMRDRALKLMEKANLCLKQGGSSNQSLDGLVKHI